The DNA sequence ATCGCGACGAGGGCTTCCTGCCGGACGCGCTTTGCAACTATTTGTTGCGGCTCGGCTGGTCCCATGGCGATGACGAGATCATTTCGCGCGATCAGGCGATCGCCTGGTTCGGCCTCGACGGTATCGGCCGTTCGCCGGCCCGTTTCGACATCGCCAAGCTGACATCGCTCAATCTTCACTACATCAAGGCGTCGACGCCTGAGCATCTGGCCGGCCTGGTCCAGCCGATGATCGAGCAGCGCCTGGGCCACGCCTTGGACGCAGCGGGAGAAGAGCGGCTTCTCGTCGCTGTCCCGACCCTACAGGAACGCGTGAAAACACTGGTGGAACTTGCTGATAACGCGCTCTTTTTCTTCCAATCTCGACCCATCGAGATTGAACCAAAGGCGGCCAAGGCCCTGGCCGGCGCCGACCCGGACTTGATGGACCGCCTCATCATTGGGTTGGCCGATGCGGCAGCGTGGCAGGCAGCGGACCTGGAGGCGCTTGTGCGGCGGTTTGCCGAGGTAAACCAGCTTGGCCTGGGCAAAGTGGCGCAGCCTCTGCGTGCTGCGCTGACCGGGCGGTCTGTGTCGCCGCCGGTTTTTGACGTCCTGGCGATTTTTGGCCGAGACGAGTGCCTGGCGCGCCTGCGTGACGCGTGGCCGTGACGTCATTTCCGTGACGGCAAATTCATCGCCTGAGATTTGCTCCTTCGGGCTATAACGACTAGATTGGTAACAGAACGGTTGGCCGCACCATGGTGGCCTTCCGGCTTTCCTCATCCTGCCGCGACAAAGGAGCGTTACATGACGCAGACCGATGCTGCCGCGACCGCAAATGGTCCTCAGCAGAAAGATTCCGTGACGCTGGCCGAGGCGGGATCCAACGCTGAACCCATCGAATTGCCGGTGCTTTCGGGGACCATTGGTCCCGACGTCATCGACATCCGGACGCTTTATGGCGGCACTGGCATGTTCACTTATGACCCCGGCTACACGTCAACCGCCAGTTGCGAGTCACGCATTACCTTTATCGACGGCGACAAGGGCGAGTTGCTGTACCGCGGCTATCCGATTGAACAGCTCGCCGAGGGTTCTGACTTTATGGAGGTCTGCTACCTCCTGCTCTATGGCGACCTGCCGAATGCTGAACAGAGCGCCAAGTTCAGCAATGACGTCACCTACCACACGATGGTGCATGAGCAGGTCAATCTGTTCTTCCGGGGCTTCCGACGCGACGCCCACCCCATGGCCGTTATGGTTGGTGTGGTCGGCGCGCTGTCGGCCTTCTATCACGACAGCAGCGACATCGAGGACCCCTACCAGCGCATGGTCGCGTCCTATCGCCTGATCGCAAAGATGCCAACGATCGCCGCCATGGCCTTCAAGTTCTCGATCGGCCAGCCATTCATTTATCCGCGCAACGATCTGAACTACGCCGAGAACTTCCTGCACATGATGTTCGCGGTGCCGTGCGAGCCCTACCGGGTCAATCCGATCCTGGCCAAGGCCATGGACCTGATCTTGATCCTGCACGCCGACCATGAGCAGAACGCCTCGACCTCGACCGTGCGCCTGGCCGGTTCATCGGGCGCCAACCCCTTCGCATGCACCGCCGCGGGTATCGCCAGCCTTTGGGGCCCAGCCCACGGCGGCGCCAACGAGGCGGT is a window from the Pseudomonadota bacterium genome containing:
- the gltA gene encoding citrate synthase; its protein translation is MTQTDAAATANGPQQKDSVTLAEAGSNAEPIELPVLSGTIGPDVIDIRTLYGGTGMFTYDPGYTSTASCESRITFIDGDKGELLYRGYPIEQLAEGSDFMEVCYLLLYGDLPNAEQSAKFSNDVTYHTMVHEQVNLFFRGFRRDAHPMAVMVGVVGALSAFYHDSSDIEDPYQRMVASYRLIAKMPTIAAMAFKFSIGQPFIYPRNDLNYAENFLHMMFAVPCEPYRVNPILAKAMDLILILHADHEQNASTSTVRLAGSSGANPFACTAAGIASLWGPAHGGANEAVLKMLEEIDSHDRIPEFIDRAKDKDDPFRLMGFGHRVYKNYDPRAKIMRETCHEVLDELGVHDEPLLKIALELEKIALQDEYFVERNLYPNVDFYSGIILRAMGIPRRLFTAVFAVARTVGWIAQWSEMIEDPSQKIGRPRQIYTGPARREFVSIDQRS